A segment of the Asinibacterium sp. OR53 genome:
CTTGAAAACCAAAAGACGCACCTTCCGATGCGCCTGGCAAATTACGGTAAAATTACTTTACAATTTCAAGGCTTCCGCCTGCAGCTTCGATAGCAGTTTTTGCTTTTTCGCTTGCAGCGTTTACTTTGAAACTGAGTTTTGCTTTCAGTTCACCATTGGCCAATACCTTCACTTTATCGGTACGGCCGATCAAGCCATTGATATAGAGATTTTCCAGTGAGATTTCTGTAAAACCGTATTTTTCTGCCAGTTGCTCGATCTGACCCAGGTTGAATACTTTGAATTCAATGCGGTTATTATTCTTGAATCCGCGTTTGGGGATACGGCGCTGGATAGGCATCTGACCACCTTCGTGTGCCATTTTGCTTTTATAACCTGCGCGGCTTTGTCCGCCTTTGTTACCTTTCGTTGAAGTACCGCCTTTACCGGATGCTTCACCACGTCCTAAACGTTTTTCCCTGTGTGTTGCGCCTTCTGCGGGCTTGAGCGTGT
Coding sequences within it:
- the rplO gene encoding 50S ribosomal protein L15 → MKLHTLKPAEGATHREKRLGRGEASGKGGTSTKGNKGGQSRAGYKSKMAHEGGQMPIQRRIPKRGFKNNNRIEFKVFNLGQIEQLAEKYGFTEISLENLYINGLIGRTDKVKVLANGELKAKLSFKVNAASEKAKTAIEAAGGSLEIVK